In Paracoccaceae bacterium Fryx2, a single genomic region encodes these proteins:
- a CDS encoding polymer-forming cytoskeletal protein, with protein MTEAASLMFSKGKPEPSKPDVAPNREAPQIDERRSILLEGTSIKGNFSVGGIVELGGSIVGELTAETLVVTKSGKVEGGIHAASVIVEGQVVGTIHATSLTIKPGARVKADIITAAISVDFGAKIEGRIKMPVQPVVPVQESGSPVE; from the coding sequence ATGACAGAAGCTGCCAGTTTAATGTTTTCAAAAGGAAAGCCAGAACCCTCTAAGCCCGATGTCGCGCCCAACCGCGAAGCACCACAGATCGATGAACGACGCTCAATTCTTCTTGAGGGCACGTCCATCAAAGGCAATTTCTCTGTGGGTGGCATCGTTGAGTTAGGTGGCAGCATTGTTGGCGAGCTCACCGCAGAAACCCTCGTTGTGACAAAGTCTGGAAAAGTCGAGGGTGGGATCCACGCAGCAAGTGTGATTGTCGAAGGCCAGGTTGTTGGCACAATTCACGCGACATCCCTCACCATCAAACCAGGCGCGCGGGTCAAGGCCGATATAATAACCGCTGCAATCTCAGTTGATTTTGGCGCCAAGATTGAAGGTCGCATTAAGATGCCGGTACAACCTGTTGTCCCCGTTCAGGAAAGCGGATCCCCAGTTGAATAA
- a CDS encoding acyl-CoA transferase has product MTRETILTALADLLRLIPSVPVLRGEVVPERVPAAGLIILRDGDPGDPAVTLSPLLYHFQHRVELEVIVQGVDRDAGFATLCGQIGAVISADHTLGGLCDWVEAEAPRPVDLPVEGAANLKAGVLTVVLHYSTGDPLS; this is encoded by the coding sequence ATGACACGCGAAACCATCCTGACCGCCCTTGCGGATCTCTTGCGGCTGATCCCGTCCGTCCCGGTTCTGCGCGGCGAGGTTGTGCCGGAACGCGTGCCAGCAGCTGGCCTCATAATCCTACGCGACGGCGATCCGGGAGATCCGGCGGTGACGCTGTCGCCGCTTTTGTATCACTTCCAGCACCGCGTGGAGCTGGAGGTTATCGTGCAGGGTGTGGACCGTGATGCGGGCTTTGCCACACTTTGCGGCCAGATCGGTGCCGTGATCTCTGCGGACCACACGCTTGGTGGCCTCTGCGACTGGGTTGAGGCGGAAGCGCCGCGCCCGGTTGATCTGCCGGTCGAGGGGGCAGCAAACCTGAAAGCTGGCGTCCTTACGGTCGTGCTGCATTATTCAACTGGGGATCCGCTTTCCTGA
- a CDS encoding DUF6441 family protein, translating to MRIKLDLAPDLIAAMAAEIKAGEKAVSTAMREAGTGLKTAWRAQITSAGLGRRLANSIRSQTYPKSGDSLSAAALVWSQAPVILRAHDTGPLIRSKNGFWLAIPTAAAGKSARGGRITPGEWERKQGLKLLFIYRRRGPSLLVAEGRLNSRGLGVASKSKTGRGVATVPIFLLVPQVKLAKRLDLARDAERAVDRVPGLIVANWVEGKV from the coding sequence ATGAGGATCAAACTCGATCTTGCGCCTGATCTGATCGCGGCGATGGCCGCCGAGATCAAAGCAGGCGAAAAAGCTGTCTCAACCGCCATGCGCGAGGCGGGTACAGGGCTGAAGACCGCTTGGCGCGCTCAGATCACCAGTGCCGGGCTTGGGCGGCGGCTTGCAAACTCGATAAGAAGCCAAACTTACCCAAAATCTGGTGACAGCCTAAGTGCGGCCGCTTTGGTGTGGTCGCAAGCGCCGGTGATCCTCCGCGCGCATGACACCGGGCCGTTGATCCGGTCCAAGAATGGGTTTTGGCTGGCGATCCCGACAGCGGCTGCGGGCAAGTCAGCCCGTGGTGGCCGGATCACTCCGGGTGAATGGGAACGCAAGCAAGGTCTGAAGTTGCTGTTTATCTATCGCAGGCGGGGCCCGAGTTTGTTGGTGGCTGAAGGGCGACTAAACAGCCGTGGGTTGGGTGTCGCGTCAAAGTCAAAGACCGGGCGTGGCGTCGCGACCGTGCCGATATTTCTGTTGGTGCCACAGGTGAAGCTGGCGAAACGCCTTGATCTGGCGCGCGATGCTGAGCGGGCCGTTGACCGCGTGCCGGGATTGATTGTAGCGAACTGGGTGGAGGGCAAAGTCTGA
- a CDS encoding major capsid protein translates to MTLTRNPFDAGGYSLAEMTQAINILPNLYTRLGQIGLFRFEGVSQRAIVIEQHQGVLSLLPSVPLGAPATVGNREARSMRSFALPWIPHDDVILPSDIQGMPALGVSDAADPLVEVMNRKLQLMRRKHAQTREYMEINALRGIVKDGAGTTLYNYFTEFGLEQLAIDFVFGTAGTNIQGKVRSVLRAIEDNLLGETMTTAHALVSSEFFDKLISHPKTEEAYKFFSATGGQPLREDMRRAFPFAGVLFEEYNGSVTLSNGTAERLIPAGDGIAFPLGTFDTFTTYGGPANLLEAANTIGLPLYARQHLDEKGRWIDLMTESSILPVNKRPRMAIRLTSST, encoded by the coding sequence ATGACCCTCACCCGTAACCCATTTGACGCGGGCGGCTATTCGCTCGCCGAGATGACGCAGGCGATTAACATCCTGCCCAACCTCTACACCCGCCTTGGCCAGATCGGCCTCTTTCGCTTTGAGGGTGTCTCGCAACGCGCCATCGTGATCGAACAGCATCAAGGCGTGTTGAGCCTCCTGCCCTCGGTCCCACTCGGTGCCCCTGCCACCGTCGGCAATCGTGAAGCCCGCTCCATGCGCTCATTCGCGCTGCCTTGGATCCCGCATGATGATGTGATCCTGCCTTCGGATATTCAGGGCATGCCCGCACTCGGCGTCTCGGACGCAGCCGACCCGCTGGTTGAGGTGATGAACCGCAAGCTGCAGCTGATGCGGCGCAAGCATGCCCAGACCCGCGAATATATGGAGATAAATGCGCTGCGCGGCATTGTGAAAGATGGCGCGGGCACCACGCTTTACAATTACTTCACGGAGTTTGGCCTTGAGCAACTCGCCATCGACTTTGTCTTTGGTACTGCGGGCACCAATATCCAAGGCAAGGTCCGCTCTGTGTTGCGCGCGATTGAGGACAACCTTTTGGGCGAGACCATGACCACCGCGCATGCGCTGGTCAGCTCTGAGTTCTTTGACAAGCTGATCAGCCATCCCAAAACCGAAGAAGCCTATAAGTTCTTCTCCGCAACGGGCGGGCAGCCCTTACGCGAAGACATGCGCCGCGCGTTTCCTTTCGCGGGCGTTCTGTTTGAGGAATATAACGGCTCTGTCACCCTCTCGAATGGGACGGCAGAACGGTTGATCCCAGCGGGGGACGGGATTGCCTTTCCCTTGGGCACGTTTGACACCTTCACCACCTATGGCGGGCCGGCCAATCTGCTGGAAGCCGCCAATACCATCGGTCTGCCCCTCTATGCCCGCCAGCATCTCGATGAAAAAGGCCGCTGGATTGATCTGATGACGGAAAGCTCGATCCTGCCGGTCAACAAGCGGCCGCGCATGGCAATACGACTGACGAGTTCGACTTAA
- a CDS encoding head decoration protein, which translates to MTVLTQPPSLGDILKYELNPNYTRETITLLAGTTYPVGAVLGRITASGKYKLATSGGTDGAQTAAAMLLYHVDASGADGTGLIIARGPAIVSKAALVFDTTVDDAAKTATKHGQLAAIGIIPRDTA; encoded by the coding sequence ATGACTGTCCTGACCCAACCGCCCAGCCTGGGCGATATCCTCAAATATGAGCTAAACCCAAATTATACCCGAGAAACTATCACTCTGCTGGCAGGAACCACCTATCCCGTGGGTGCTGTGCTGGGCCGCATCACCGCCAGCGGTAAATATAAGCTGGCCACCTCCGGCGGTACGGATGGCGCGCAGACAGCTGCCGCCATGCTGCTCTACCACGTAGATGCCTCTGGCGCTGATGGCACCGGCCTTATCATCGCGCGCGGCCCCGCCATCGTCTCCAAAGCCGCCCTTGTCTTTGACACCACCGTCGATGATGCCGCCAAAACCGCGACCAAGCACGGCCAGCTCGCAGCCATTGGCATCATTCCGCGCGATACCGCTTAA
- a CDS encoding S49 family peptidase has product MLHARIAARAFNTPLLVEPSKAMAFLSGLGPRILGQQVETTYQGLALQSAHPPTARASILAGVMLDDYRQHGEAPYAVVDGIAVIEISGVLIHRGGWIGQSSGQTSYEGIAAQIEAAASDPSVLGLALEIDSFGGEVAGVFDLADRIRAVRASKPVWAFVAEHAFSASYALASQADRILLPRTGAVGSIGVVVMHADLSGQLDQDGVRVTLIHAGSHKVDANPYTPLPADIQDDIQREIEVLRFLFAETVAAGRGARLSQEAALATEAASFRGTEAVTAGLADEVIDLARGFASFRQSLSSIRATLPSRVATTAQIQSRKDPLMRNDTLPQTEPVPDEAQDSQTQSDIAANGGTDPEVPPATALVSQSLAAPSAASNSPKADPVSALQTSLRAELSAQLRLEAAEITEIAAQAGRLGVTIDAAKALREGTTPAALRRSVLEHAAAAADARDVVAITPAPVVSSNSESPIVAAAKRAAASGAKR; this is encoded by the coding sequence ATGCTGCATGCCCGCATTGCCGCGCGCGCCTTCAACACGCCGCTGCTGGTTGAGCCCTCCAAAGCCATGGCGTTTCTCTCCGGCCTTGGGCCACGTATCCTCGGGCAGCAGGTTGAGACAACTTATCAGGGCCTCGCGTTGCAAAGCGCCCATCCGCCAACAGCGCGTGCCAGCATTTTGGCAGGTGTGATGCTGGACGATTACCGCCAGCATGGTGAGGCCCCCTACGCGGTGGTGGATGGCATCGCTGTGATTGAAATTTCTGGCGTGCTAATCCATCGTGGGGGCTGGATCGGACAGTCCTCGGGCCAGACCAGCTATGAGGGGATCGCGGCCCAGATCGAGGCGGCAGCAAGCGACCCGTCCGTGCTCGGGCTTGCATTGGAAATTGACAGCTTTGGCGGCGAGGTTGCGGGTGTTTTTGACCTCGCAGATCGTATTCGTGCGGTTCGCGCTAGCAAGCCCGTCTGGGCTTTTGTGGCAGAACACGCCTTCTCGGCCAGTTATGCGCTGGCCAGCCAGGCCGACCGCATCTTGCTGCCGCGCACCGGGGCGGTGGGCAGCATCGGTGTTGTGGTGATGCACGCCGATCTCAGCGGGCAGCTGGATCAAGACGGGGTGCGCGTCACGCTGATCCACGCAGGATCGCACAAGGTTGATGCCAATCCCTACACGCCCCTGCCCGCTGATATCCAAGACGACATTCAGCGCGAAATAGAGGTGCTGCGGTTTCTCTTTGCGGAAACAGTGGCCGCGGGACGCGGCGCGCGGCTTAGCCAAGAGGCCGCACTCGCCACCGAGGCCGCCAGCTTTCGCGGGACCGAGGCTGTGACGGCGGGTCTTGCCGACGAAGTCATCGATCTTGCGCGTGGGTTTGCCAGTTTTCGACAAAGCTTGTCTTCCATCCGCGCAACCCTCCCATCCCGCGTGGCCACCACGGCCCAAATTCAATCCCGAAAGGATCCTCTCATGCGCAACGACACCTTGCCACAGACTGAACCCGTCCCCGATGAAGCTCAAGACAGCCAAACGCAGAGTGATATTGCCGCAAATGGCGGCACAGATCCCGAAGTGCCACCTGCTACAGCCCTTGTTTCCCAATCGCTCGCAGCCCCTTCCGCAGCATCAAACTCACCAAAAGCTGACCCCGTCTCCGCCCTTCAGACATCCCTGCGGGCCGAACTTTCCGCCCAGCTTCGCCTTGAAGCGGCAGAGATCACCGAGATTGCAGCGCAAGCGGGACGGCTTGGCGTTACTATTGATGCAGCAAAAGCCCTGAGGGAGGGCACCACGCCTGCGGCGCTGCGCCGTTCAGTGTTGGAGCACGCGGCGGCCGCAGCCGATGCGCGGGATGTGGTGGCAATCACCCCAGCCCCGGTGGTTTCTTCGAACAGTGAAAGCCCTATTGTTGCCGCAGCCAAACGCGCCGCTGCCTCCGGGGCAAAACGCTGA
- a CDS encoding phage portal protein produces MNWRQRLGAFVGGFDAGQHHRRLRGFQATRAHVNALIAASGPDITARARWLVRNNGYAANAVESWAANTVGDGIKPISQITDAARKEELQRLWMAWTDEADSEGLTDFYGLQRRAAREVFLAGEVFFRIRPRRAGDGLSVPLQLQMLPAEMLPLHQTGLAANGNAIRQGIEFDRVGRRVAYHFLRRHPGDSTDPGLAGEMVRVPASEVIHVIDPVEAGQLRGVSKLAPAIVRLFLLDQYDDAELDRKKVAAMYAMFVTSPAPENPLLPSEDDDTLGGFEISPGQVVRLDPGEDVTVGQPADSGATYEPFQYRTLLQVASALGIPYPYLTNDMVKGNFSNSRLALIEFRRRVSAWQHSVMVFQLCRPVYARWMDAAVLSGALVLPGYEANRSQFLAANWLPTKWDWVDPLKDANAEIAQIEAGLKSRTQAIAERGYDAEQVDREIAAERSRERLLGLDFRRPGSPAQGVQALPGPNENGDENDDSDPADETDDAEDPSRKPEDQT; encoded by the coding sequence ATGAACTGGCGGCAGCGCCTCGGGGCTTTTGTCGGTGGCTTTGATGCTGGCCAGCATCATCGCCGCCTGCGCGGGTTCCAAGCAACGCGCGCCCATGTGAATGCGCTGATTGCGGCGTCTGGACCTGATATCACTGCGCGCGCCCGCTGGTTGGTGCGCAATAATGGCTATGCGGCCAATGCTGTTGAAAGCTGGGCCGCAAATACCGTGGGCGACGGAATAAAGCCAATCTCGCAAATTACGGACGCTGCGCGCAAGGAAGAGCTACAACGCCTTTGGATGGCTTGGACAGATGAAGCAGACAGCGAAGGTCTGACCGATTTCTACGGGCTGCAGCGGCGCGCGGCGCGTGAAGTGTTTTTGGCCGGTGAGGTTTTCTTTCGGATTCGCCCTAGACGTGCAGGTGACGGATTGTCGGTGCCCTTGCAGCTACAGATGTTGCCCGCCGAGATGTTGCCGCTGCACCAAACGGGTCTGGCTGCCAATGGTAATGCCATCCGTCAGGGGATCGAATTTGACCGGGTCGGACGCCGTGTGGCCTATCACTTCCTCCGGCGGCACCCCGGCGACAGTACCGATCCGGGGCTGGCGGGCGAAATGGTGCGGGTTCCAGCAAGCGAGGTCATCCATGTGATCGATCCGGTTGAAGCGGGTCAATTGCGCGGGGTCTCAAAGCTGGCACCGGCCATCGTGAGGCTGTTTTTGCTCGATCAATACGACGATGCCGAGCTGGACCGCAAAAAGGTCGCCGCGATGTATGCGATGTTTGTGACCTCCCCTGCCCCAGAAAACCCCCTGCTGCCGTCCGAGGATGACGACACGCTGGGCGGCTTCGAGATCAGCCCCGGCCAGGTTGTGCGGCTGGATCCGGGCGAGGATGTCACCGTGGGCCAGCCTGCGGATTCAGGGGCGACCTACGAGCCGTTCCAGTACCGCACGCTGCTACAGGTCGCCTCGGCGCTGGGCATTCCTTATCCTTATCTGACCAATGACATGGTGAAGGGGAACTTTTCGAACTCGCGACTAGCCCTTATCGAATTTCGGCGTCGCGTTTCGGCCTGGCAGCACTCTGTGATGGTCTTTCAACTTTGCCGTCCCGTCTATGCGCGCTGGATGGACGCTGCCGTGCTATCGGGCGCATTGGTTCTGCCCGGCTATGAGGCCAACCGGTCGCAGTTCCTTGCGGCCAACTGGCTCCCCACCAAATGGGATTGGGTTGATCCCCTGAAGGATGCCAATGCCGAAATCGCTCAGATCGAGGCAGGGCTCAAATCCCGCACCCAAGCCATCGCCGAGCGCGGCTATGACGCAGAACAGGTCGACCGCGAGATCGCGGCCGAACGCAGCCGCGAGCGATTGCTCGGCCTCGACTTCCGCCGCCCCGGATCGCCCGCGCAAGGTGTGCAAGCTTTGCCCGGCCCGAATGAAAATGGAGACGAAAACGACGACAGCGACCCGGCAGATGAAACCGATGACGCGGAAGACCCTTCGCGCAAGCCTGAGGACCAGACCTGA